ACCAATATCCTTAAGCCCGATTTGCAAAAAGGCCCAAACTCGAAAGAACCCAAAAGGGGAATCTCAGCAGCCGAAAGCACTAGGGGTTTCCAGAACACACCAGTGCTGCAATCACGGCTTTCACGAGCGATTTTCTCCGTACGGTCGTTTCTCTATACCTGCAAAAGAATATACGAGAAGAATCAGCAACAGAATATACAGCCAAGTGACAGAAggaaaatgtattttttatttttcatttattctgtaaatttggctataaaaagccattatttGTACCTCGATTTTTTTAATCATAGTATACACTTACGCACGCATACTAAATACGAGAGAAAGTATTTCAAAAGCAaatttaaaaaggtaatttttagtttttttttactggcttttagttttttttcgtTGAATCGTTTCATTTTTCCTATTCAATCTTTCGATAttgtatttcaaaataaaaagtaattaaagcGAAAGAAAAGATCTTACTTTGCAAATTCGCCATGGATCTTCTTTGTTTCGTTGAAATAGAAAACAGGGGAGAGATCTTAAGGCTGCAAAATGGTTTCATGACTCAAATGCTCCTCTTGTTGGCGGCGCCTGCTAGATGAAACCCTAAGGGATTGGGCTGATAGCATATACTTTATTTGGAAAGATTAGCTGCGTTTTGGGGAAGGAATGGGAAAAGGAAGGTTAAATGGCCTGTtattgaaacggcgccgtttcaaagGGGGGGGATAGGGTCCGCGTGTCAGCCCGTTTGGAGACCTGGATCCACCCTCTTGCgcttgaaatggtttatttatgtaGCAGTCCCCTCCCCTTTGCGCTGCATTGTGATTAAATCCTTCTTGTAACTATTTTGTTTcggttttcttttaaattttccccaaaatttgtATAATCTTGCATTTTAATCCATGCCTTCATGCAGTGTTTCAGGATCAGGGACAATTTCGAATATGGTCCCTGTGAATTCAAGCATGTTATATATGagtccttattttattattaatagtttatttatttatgcaaattatcctttttattttactttgattttcATTGAGTAATTTGTTAGACTTATGCTAtagttttaaatttggttttactTACTCTTACATTTTGAATTACTTTATTGATGTATATagatttattctttatttttttttatcatttatattatttgtaatgttcatattaattgtatcatttgtattattgattatttatttgtTGTAATTTGGGTAATTGTGTTTCTACTTGTTGCATACAATTTTATGTAATGTTGTAATTTGCATCATAGGTACAgttaattgttttttttcttcacctatttatgttatatatgtaattgttggttaaaataaaatcatatgttttctacattatttaaattctaactaTACGTATACAAAAACATTGGTATGTATTAAATTTATCTACATTTACTAAATATTAGTATTTTACACatataatttttaacaaatttgtaTATATTTGCAGTTTTTTTTACGTTATTTgtcgtatatatataatttatgctaagtttaagttaattttataattcatatttaaagttatttttctatgtatatattttcttttaaagttatttatgtgtatattatatttcttttaagaaccatattttaaatcatataaCTTATTTATTGTATATACTCTCATATTATCCTTATGTATGCATTATTTATGCGTTCCATCAATTCAAATCGTTTTGCTACAtgtaaaattatgttatatactatttgttttaaaatttcctttatatatatatagttttataaatatacatcactaaatttatttatgtgtAAATATAATTTTGCCTTTTGTATATAACCTTGTTTTTTAGAAATTTCtgttatatatataacttatatatttactttgtttctttcatacattataaattttattttttttacaaataattatacccaattttacttgtatatacatgcttcataaatttattatgtatattattttatatcatgtATTGACATTCCTTcatatttaatacattatttaagttatcatgtgaattatcaatttttgaatgaatttgtgttttaaatatttcatatattatttgatttgaactttttttattttataataactaTTTCAATAAACATGTATCCCAAATTTTTATGCAAATTTatcaacttatatatattttgtttcatACATATTTTTGTGCATCATTTTATTTTGTGTTATGTTGATTGttgtgtattttatttttatattaattattcattATCCATGCTTAAAGAATTTTTGGTAACATTATACTTGGAATAATTGTATATAATTGTTAGATGTATTAAATGAGGTTGTACTTTGTgtatattatttcatattcattaaccccttttttatatatatacatttcgtCGTAATGCATcaaatatttcatttgttttaaaaacaaatttctaattttctgtcattcaaaaattctgaaataaggCAATATCTAATATTTGGGGAATTCGGAAAATTATGCTCAACCGTACTGGGTATGACTTTTCCGGTGAATCAAATATTTGGAtaaccttttataattttaatgtatgAGATTTTCAAAAGTCGAAAATCAATAGCATTTTAAAGGTATAAGGGATCGTATCCAATCGTACTGGGTATGAAACTGCATATCTTTAAAACGAGAGATTTTTGACTACTAATTTGAACTATTCAagcattttaaaaaatcatactttgaaaaatcttttcttttaagaCCTTTTGGTATAAGGACAGcatcaaatcaatttggtaccaatttttgggcgtcatgagggtgctaacccctcttcatgcgtaaccgactcccggacccatttcatttgattttacatgaaccaaaattatttttcattgaaTAAAATGTTTTAGTAGGTGGCCCAATCACACCCAAATCAaaaaattggtggcgactccacatttttattttcaaaagtcaaTCCCcattgtttttcaaaataaaaaaaggtttcgacaataACAAATGAGTCATTTTTACCGTTTTCTATTATAGACATAATGGCAAAGTGACATGGCAAATGACATcttacttgaagaagaagaagaagaagaagaagaagaagaagaagaagaagaagaagaagaaagaagggtTTGTTGTCAAGGATTGAAATAGGGCTCTTGAGAGATTCAGTGTCAAGAAAGGCTTTTGAAGTGAAAGCTTTAAATAGTAGAGAATTGAAGAAAAATGGGATTGGTTTAGTGCAATTCTGGGCAAAGGATGCTTGAGAGTTGTGATCAGCCATTAAAGTTTGCTTGCTGGTCACTGCTCTGGACCTATTCCTCAGCATACCTATCTATCCTCTTTTTATTAGATGGATATCAGAATAAGACCCTGCCAAATTTCTAATATGAAATAACTGCAAAAACAAGGAAACAATCATAATTTgactggaacaaaaaaaaaaactatgggGAAGCAAAAGATAAAAGGGGAAAACCCATATTTgaaagctctttttttttcttcttatctgTGTTGAGTGTTTTTTTTCCATCTTGTTTGTTTCTTCTATCTAATCACTTTGTCAAACTTGTTAGGCAGGAAAGAAAGGAGAACGacaataaaaagaaattgaaaccaaaattaggatttagaaattgggaaaatactAAAAACCCatatctttctctctttctctagCTTTATCCTTCAATCTTTGTTTTTTGTTCTAGTTACTTATGTACTGTTATTGACCAAAATTAGGCAGAGAAGAGTTTTTTTGGCGATTTAGTGTTTCAAGAAGAAATTTCTCTATGGTACAAAGTTTAGCCTTCGAAATTTATCCACAATAGAAGAATATTGggaaaaaaaaccctaacccaattTAATGGTGGTGCAAGTGGTGGTGGCCGGAGTATTTGTCGGTGTTGCTGGTTTGTTTGCGGGGTTAGTTGTATTAGGGTCGTTGGAGACTTTGAGAGGGGTTTTAtagtctcttcttcttcttcttcttcttcttcttcttcttcttcttcttcttcttctctgttattaggtttttttttcaatttcttcttaaattggGTGGGTTTCCACTGTGGACAGCCAACGTGGCTAGTTAATTGGCCACGTCATCTAGTTAACTGGCCACGTCACCTTTCCCGTTAGGTCTATAACGGAAAATGTTAGTAggtgactgatttgtcactttttgaTAATGTTagagactgttttgttatttttctaaagttgagtgattgaaatgaaacCAATATGATTGTTTTATCAACTACcccaaaattaaataataattggtgtaattaaccttttaattaaATACGTGTGAGATTTGTATTCAAATAAATTGGATGGATGGATCtgaacattttttatttaatggaaTATAATCATTAAATGCCCCTGAATTGTATAAATATGGTTTTACTTGTATTTATAATTTGGCTTATAAGGTTTAAAAGTCAACATTAAGGATATTTAAGAATgtgattttcttttaaaattctaaaagtaaaaataaatatacagaGATAGGgtagtttttatattaatttgtctaactattgttttttttttcttttaatttgtctATCTAAACATTTTCAATATGGTCTACCGAGAAATCAGGCTCGTCTGGTTTAAACAACTTGGGCATCTTTAAACTATCAGCAGAGGAATCAATCAAAGGAACTTTAGATCCTTTTTTAGTGTTTTAGCAAACTTTGAAGCTAAAATGGTTGCCccaagttgaaaattttgttgattatccatggatgatgatgatgttcCGTCAATGTAATCTTCATGGTCTAGTAACCTTTCTTCCACATCATCCATGTTGTAATGATAACCATCTTGATCACCCAATGTCCTGTAATAGGAACTGTTCTCTCTTTTAATCAACTCTTTCGCCATCTTCCTCTTCTTAAACCTTCTCCAAGCAGCTTGTATGAAACATGCGCCCCACGTCCGCCATTGATGAGAGTAGTATCGGAATGCGTGCTGGAGCTTCTTGCTTTGAAGCCTTTTGAATTGATGTGCGAAGAACTGGAGGTCATCGGCTTGGAGTGCGAAAGCTTCAACTTCCGAAACTGCTTGGACGGTTCGAGTTGAGAGGGGCAGGTTGAGGGTGGAGTTGGGCATTAGAGCCCATGTCAGAAGCTCTTCGCCACAAAAATCACCTGGCCGGAGGGTGATGGAGTTGAAGAAGCCAGTTCTTCCTCCACCAGTCGTGGAGCTCTCGAGTTGGCCTCGGATGATGAAGAGCATCTCGTTGACCGGTTCTCCTTCTCGGACGATGTAATTGCCTTCGGTACTCAACGACGAGACTAGGCGCTCGCACATCGCGTCCAAAAGTTGGTCATCCATTTGTGCGAAGAAAGGAACCTAGCCAAATAAATAAGAGTAGATAAATTTTCCAGTAGATGCTGATATTTGAACAAGAAATACAGAAAGATGACGCACACGGCGAACAAGAGAAAGGCACAAATGGCGTTGAATTTCGCGGCGGAGATCCAACGGCAAAGATTGCAATATAAACTCTTCATCGACACCTCGAGTGGCTAGCCATTTGTATTGAACAAATCGTCGAACACGTTcttgcaaatcttcaggtaattGACGATGCCTCATCCACTCCTCTGTATCCCTTCGTTTAAGCCTCCACTCCTCAATCCTTACAGTCATTGATTGCAATGATGTCTTCCAGGATAAcaagtttattattatttctcatacATATTGGGACATGGATACAATCTATCTTAATGCAATAGCAAGAGTTACCATACCTGCATGTTGCCAATCAAGAGTGCGAACAGAACCAGTCCTAATAAACATATGGCAATTGCGAAAACATTCTCCCAAATATATATGGTTGTCTCCAAATTTTGCCCATATGAACTGCAAAATTGAAAGGAACTCATAATTAATGCATAATAAACATCTTGCAAGCTAAGAACCATCATGAACACTTTAGGTAATGCAATACCTTAAATTTCTGATACCCCACCAAAGGCAGTACAAGTACTTGATAACAAAGTTTTTGGAAGCAACGTCATTAGTGAAGGCAGCTGCAAACATTCCGAATTTGAAATCAGTCTCTTCGTTGGAGGCATCGCAGTTGTTGAGCACGTTGGTCACATTCGCCCAATATTCCCTCTCCGGTTTCACCAAGCTATTGCAATCCAAGAAACTTGGGATGCAAGCAATCACCTTCAAGGCATTCTCCTTCGCGCATTCCGCTTTCCAACACGAGAATTGCCTCGCTATTGAACACAGATACCATATTGCTCCCAATACCTACACGCAACCAAAGCATcagtttataattttaaaaagaaaagaaaaaaaataattatgaggtGGATTGCGGCTGCATTTCTTACATGACTGGCGAGGACATATAGAAGGAGATTGTATACAGCACCAGCCCAAGCTGTTTTGGCAATTATTCCATTGGATTTGATGATCTTTGAGTTAAGAGGGAAGATAATAAACAACCTTGGAACATATTGAAGGAGCACAATAAGAGCAATGGTGTTGTTTGCATGATCCGTTCTTGAGTGTCTTGTGGTTGGAATCAATACCCATATCACAAACTGCATGCACAAAAAAACTACCCTAAGAAAAatgattacattaaattaaaatttataagaaatgaGAATATTGGTTGAAACCTGAGGTAGTGGTAATGTAGCTGCAAGATCAATGATAAAATCCTTCTTCAAGTACCGTATCGCAATCTCCCTGGCATCCATAACAAGCTCACCCTTTCCGAAAACCCTAGAATTGGGGGCAATGAAACCCGTCCTAAACTTGATTACCATGTTGAAAAGATATAAAAGATCGGCCATAGACCTTAAAACAGTGATGAAGACCCCCATGCTGGAGTCGGAGGCCAAGCATGCAGGCCCCCCCACGTAAGGGAGGAAGAAGTAAAGAGGGTCTATGAACAATGCCATAATGCAAACAATCAAGAACACATGGTTCCAATAGGAAACAAGGTCGCTGCCGGGGTCCAATATTTGGTAATGCCATAGTAGGGAGAAGTCGGTATTATCATTGTCTTTGGATTGTAGTGTAGGACGTGTGGCGGTGGCATTGGTGGCGGTGGTGGTGGAGGTGGAAGGTAAGTAGCGGAACGAAGGGAGTACGCTATTCATCTTCCATTGCGGATTCTGATGCGACACCAATTCCGCGGCGAAAGAGGGGAggatagaaagaaaaaaacaaaacaaaacaaaacaatgtAACTTAAAATTGTATCAAATAAGTTGACATGAAAAATGTATTGAAAGAAAAAGGGCAGAGAAATGGCGTGGCGGTGATACAAGGGAAGGAGAGAGATGATGGATTGTGGAAGAGAAACTGGTTTAGGAGAGAGACGAGAGACTTGCGCCCAACCTTTCAACCTGCATGAAGCTCGGACCCTGCTTCTTTTTTTATCaggatttttaataaaatcaacgCCCACTGTTatgattattttgaattatttgatctttaaataatttttaatttaaatttattatgaaatattaatataaaatattttcatacttttatacaccaaattcaagttttgattaagtagtatatatatacatacaacttaatgaaaaatgttaaaattatatttatgttaaattaCAATTGAAgattataaaaatcatatttatatttatatttatataagttaTATTCTATTTGTACTATCATTTAAGTTCTTAATAAAGTTGGTGTCACAAGATAACTAGATACCAACTCGATTAGGTGAATTACGAAAATATTTTttcgtatttaaaataagttgTATTATTCGATGACACTTTAGCCTTTTatttaaagaacaaaaaaaaattacatgtgtCATTTATATAGTAAAATCTTAATTTTACCACTCAACCAAAATTTTATCTCTAAATATTCTctacattttacttttattttgcatattttattatcTTCATCTGATTGAGATGGTGTATCAAGTCAACTAAGCACCAACTAGGTTAAAGAAATTATGAAGTATCATCCCGTGTTTAAAATAAAGTTACATTATTCGAGAGTACTTTAACTTTTTTACttgaaaaaacaataaaaaatgcaTATGATGAGATTTGAACCCATGCAGTTTGTATAAATAAAACTTTAACTTTACCACTAAACCAAAACTTTACCTTAAAACATTTTGTacattttaatttagttattcaCACTTTATTGCAtccatcaattatatatatattgataatgttattgattaaGTTGGTGTTATGATTTgccgtaattcggtgtagcagattaaactagttttcgtgCTTGAGGAGCTTGAATATGAGCAATTCTAGTATGTTTTATTTATgctttcttagtttagttaaattcaataaaaagaacattttgagtcttttattgaccttaagggctgATTGAGGCCTAAATGTGAGCTAACATACTTagtaagtgtgcaggagaccattcaAAGGCATTGGAACTCAAAGCTAGTCGCTATGTTGCAATGTTGGGTgttcgatgtcgcaacatagggagcagaatgccAGGATTGCTATACTGCCTTTGGTGTCGCAACATAGCCAAGGTGTGTCGCGACACACCCCTGAAGCTAGCCTTGAACCGTGCATATTGCATTTGATGTCGTGACATAGGGACTAAGGTGTCGCAACATCAGTTCTATACGAGAAGCACTCATGAGCCAGGGGCATTTTAGCCCGCACAATGAAAATTAAACATGAGAACGTAAGCTAACTTAGGGTTAATGACGACGACAACCCTAActttataaataggctcttaaaaCACTTGTTGAAAGACAACTTTTATATTCTAAGTTTTTCTttgtaaatttagtctttatttttttcctttcttttaaacTTTAGGTTTATTTCAGTTCTTTGCTATTGTGGATTTTACACTTCAATCAATACAATTCAGGATTCTTTAACCCTTTCTCTTGATTCATTATTCATGCTTATCTTTATTATCAAGATTATTAGTTCATGAGATCCACAAtgaactaatccttttatggggAATTAATGAGTGGAGAtgtgattaattaattactaTGTAGGATTTTCTTAGCGGACCAGTTGTTTagaaagaacttaaaccctaagcTTGATGACCCTATGAAGTCATTTTGGTGGGAAttagcccaaaattggtatggcctatccgtgaacaccttaaccccgaaCTAGTCTGGACTGTGAAGTCAAGAGATAAGTAATTCTTGctgactcattagtttagtggaagatcaagagatcctgctagggtagcgactagttgattgtatagaaacccaaaataggaattagttatgatgACCAGATCGAGCTAATCACTCAtacttaaatttgattaaattagaatttatatTTCCGGAGTTCACtttccttttgttatttttatttcagtatttataaaaacccaaaaatatttatttttatgttttaccatactataatttatttaaactactaattaCTTCTATTTGCGTTTAGGTTGACATTAATTTAGTACTTACCTTCCTTTGGTACGATCCTCAGAGCACTAACCTACTTTGTTGTAACTATCTTACAACCTAACCCATATACTTATGGACTCCACCTCAATTCCATATCttttagttgtagtattcataCTCTAGACGTTGGTATGTTTGGAGAcgatcaagttgttggcgccattTCGGAGGAGGCAACATTActagattagttttaattttacattcaatagaataattaggaaatatcTAAATTATATATACGATTTTTTTACTAacatttttattttgctttgtggTTTCAATGTATGACTCTCAGAAGGGGGACAACTATAAAGCTAACCACCGATCTAGAAAGACTAAACAAGAAACGACTCATAAAGGAAGTTGACAAATTAATATTTGATTGCCATAATATGATAAATGACCTTTAACAATATGATGCAGGTGTTAGGAACATTTCTTTTTGATATGAGTTGGTTCCGATCTAGTATCACCCATCCCATGATCTATAGTCCTTATTTTGAATTGAATCCCTCATTGTTAACATGAATTTCTGCTAATATCAGGTTTAATGATTATACAAAAAAGGATCACATAGCTTTCCTTCGGTAGTTCGAACATATATGCAATACTTTCACTTACATTGGTGTCTCGACAGAAGCTGTTAAATTATTACTAATCCTATTTGCGTTAGGTGGAAAAGCAAGAGCTTGGTTAGATACACTCCCACTAGATGCAATTACTACATGGACTGAATTTGTACAGTTATTCCTTCGACGGGTCTTGCCAATGACTCATGTAATTAGTATTTACgaaaaattattcaaatataaacaaaagGCTACCGAAACGTTAGGGCAACCTTGGGAAAGATTTAAAGCAATCCTTAGGTCAATACTGGGAGGAGGTATacatttttcaattcaaattcaacatttttatgATGGATTGGATAGCCAGAACAAACAACAATTTAACATTATAACTGGAGAAAGTGTTTGGAAGAAAACAAGAAGAGAAGTCATGGAAATATTGGAAAGGTTCAGTGAAAATAAAGTAACTTGGGATATACATCGAGAATTAGAAGCTGCAAAATTGGTAAAATCTAAGCCAAAAGAACAAGCCCATAATACTCTGGAGTTAACTATCAGAGATTTTGCTAAATAGGATGAATATGAATCAAACGAGGAAAAATTAGATGATgttgaatgagaaaaataaagagaTAGCCTTACACTTTATTGGTAGTGTAAAAGTAGAGAATAATTGGAACAAATAATTTCCAACACGATAAAAATGGTTCCTTCCATTGTTAAACCTCCTGAACTAGAATTAAAACCATTACCAAAACATTTGAAGAATGGGTATTTTAGGAGAGCACAATACATTACCGGTAATTATAGCTGTAAGATTAGATTCTAAGCAATAAGAAGCATTATTGAGTATTTTAAAAACATACAAGAAAGCCATTGGATGGAATATCACCGACATTAAGGGAATTAATCCGATATTGTGCCAACACAAGATCAAATTATAAGAAGGGAAAAACTAGTGGTAGATGCCCAGCGTCGGTTAAATCTGACTATGAAAAAATTGGTGAAAAAGGAATTACTTAAATGGCTAGACGAGGGTATTGTTTATGCAATTTTTGACAGTGAATGGGTTAGCCCTACACAATGTGTTTCGAAGAAAAGAGGATTAACAGTGGTTGAGAACAATAAGAATGAGTTAATTCCAACTAGGACAGTCATTGGTTGGATGGTATGCATTGATTAAAGAAAACTAAGTGATGCAATAAAAAAagatcattttcttcttcattttattAATCAAATGTTGGACTGATTGACTAGAAAAGTATACTATTGTTTCCTTGATAGATATTCTAAATATCACCAAATCTTAAAACATCTAGATGATCAAGAAAACACTACATTTACACATCCTTTTCTCACGTATGCTTTTAAATGAATGCCATCCGGGTTATGCAATACTTCTGCGACATTTATGAGATGCATGATTGTCATTTTTGCTAGTATGTTGAAGAGGGTCTGAATGTATTTATGGATGAGTTCACAGTATACAGAGATTCTTTTTAGGAATGTTTAGATAACTTTGACAAAGTCCTACAAAGATGTGAAGAAACAAATCTGgtgcttaactgggaaaaatgccaTTTTGTGGTGAAAGAAGGATTGGTTTTAGGACACCAAATATCAAGAAAAGGTTTGGAAGTGGACAAAGCAAAGATCAAAGTCATAAAAAATCTTTCTAACCCTACAACAGTTCGAGGAGTAAGAAATTTCTTGGGACATGCTGGGTTTTACAAGTGATTTATAAAAGACTTTGCTCATATCTCTAAACCAttgaattaactttttaaaaatgagACGCATTTTATATTCGATCAAGACTGCATTAAAGCTTTCAaggtaataaaaaaaacttattttcgCACCTATAATCATTACTCCTGATTGGTCAAAACCTTTTATTATAATATGCGATACTAGTGATTATGTTGTAGAAGCAGTgctaggaaaaaaaaagaaacaacatATCACCCAAAAGCCAATGGGCAAGCAGAAGTGTCTAACCGGGAAATTAAGCAAATTTTGGAAAAAGGGTAAAtccaaatagaaaagattgggtAGCAAGATTAGATGATGCACTATGGGCTTAtagaacaacatacaaaactTCGTTATGTATGTCCCATTACAAACTAGTATGCAAGAAAAATTGTCATCTACCGATCGAATTAGAGAAAAAGCATACTGggcaataaaaaattaaatttggacCCAGAGTTAGCCAAGAAAGAAAAACTATTTCAATTGCAAAAATTGGAAGAATTTTAGCTTATGGCTTACGAAAacactaaattatataaaaagaagaagcaaaCTTTGGCATGACACTAAAATAAGGAAACAAGAGTTCGCACCAAGTCAAAAGGTCCTATTGTTTAATTCATGGTTGAAATTATTTCCTGTCAATTTAAAATCAAGGTGGATAGACCCATATACTATAAATCAAGTGACACCTCATGGGGCAATAGAACTTATTGGAAATGGAGGGGAAACTTTTATTATCAATGGAAAAAGAGTAAAACATTATTTTGGTGGAACAACAAAAGAAGTAATTGACACCCAAGTAGTGCAATCTAAGGTTCTATagaatcaatttgaaaaaaagaagaaattataGAGAAAGAATGGGAAATGGGCAAAGAGATAAACGAGGATCTAGAAGGAACAACAAATTACAACAAAAATTGATTCCCATGTCACGACATCAACTTAGCATGTCGCGGTTGAACGAAATTCAGCGTAAGAAACTTGCTTTCGTTGTCGCGACACTAACAAGGTATGTTTACGTAATCTGCAACCCAAAAATTACTAGCTTTAAATGTGTTTGTAATTGAGTTTTAGTATATTTAGAACTAATTAGTTTATAATTCTTTGCAAATAGCATTCTTATCATAACTTGAACCCTTATTcttattttcatcctcttccAACAGTTAGTAGGCTACAAATAtcttctcattttcttttgaATTGTGAAAACTGCAAGATTTCTTTTTAGTCATTCAAGAAGTTCAATAAATACAGATAGAAATACTACAGTAAATCCAGGTTTGTGTAgttacaaattttctttttataatatcATGA
The sequence above is drawn from the Gossypium hirsutum isolate 1008001.06 chromosome A05, Gossypium_hirsutum_v2.1, whole genome shotgun sequence genome and encodes:
- the LOC107959840 gene encoding LOW QUALITY PROTEIN: cyclic nucleotide-gated ion channel 18-like (The sequence of the model RefSeq protein was modified relative to this genomic sequence to represent the inferred CDS: inserted 1 base in 1 codon), coding for MNSVLPSFRYLPSTSTTTATNATATRPTLQSKDNDNTDFSLLWHYQILDPGSDLVSYWNHVFLIVCIMALFIDPLYFFLPYVGGPACLASDSSMGVFITVLRSMADLLYLFNMVIKFRTGFIAPNSRVFGKGELVMDAREIAIRYLKKDFIIDLAATLPLPQFVIWVLIPTTRHSRTDHANNTIALIVLLQYVPRLFIIFPLNSKIIKSNGIIAKTAWAGAVYNLLLYVLASHVLGAIWYLCSIARQFSCWKAECAKENALKVIACIPSFLDCNSLVKPEREYWANVTNVLNNCDASNEETDFKFGMFAAAFTNDVASKNFVIKYLYCLWWGIRNLSSYGQNLETTIYIWENVFAIAICLLGLVLFALLIGNMQTSLQSMTVRIEEWRLKRRDTEEWMRHRQLPEDLQERVRRFVQYKWLATRGVDEEFILQSLPLDLRREIQRHLCLSLVRRVPFFAQMDDQLLDAMCERLVSSLSTEGNYIVREGEPVNEMLFIIRGQLESSTTGGGRTGFFNSITLRPGDFCGEELLTWALMPNSTLNLPLSTRTVQAVSEVEAFALQADDLQFFAHQFKRLQSKKLQHAFRYYSHQWRTWGACFIQAAWRRFKKRKMAKELIKRENSSYYRTLGDQDGYHYNMDDVEERLLDHEDYIDGTSSSSMDNQQNFQLGATILASKFAXNTKKGSKVPLIDSSADSLKMPKLFKPDEPDFSVDHIENV